One genomic window of Apteryx mantelli isolate bAptMan1 chromosome 35, bAptMan1.hap1, whole genome shotgun sequence includes the following:
- the LOC106492577 gene encoding C5a anaphylatoxin chemotactic receptor 1-like, which produces MDFPTYNYTSNYSDLDDYYMFGLDNYEIPHSYRAILVLYAIIFLLGVLGNGAVIWVTGFEMRRTVNGVWFLNLSVADLLCCLALPFLALPLAHDHRWPLGHFACKLLPSLTILNMFASVLLLTAISGDRCALVMQPVWCQNHRTLGLAQGVCTAAWGLAALLTIPSFVFRTTRRDVFSDKETCVLDYVSVGRHQRFTEVFTAVLRFLCGFLVPFVVITACYSLLLARVRSKRFARSQKAIKLILVVIVSFFVCWLPYHVVGLILASTLPHTSLFKGALEADPYVAGIAYINSCLNPIIYVIVGQDFKDKFRRSWRAVLRSVLSEDSPSTMGDSRVKTKSTVDDQSVSTNV; this is translated from the coding sequence ATGGACTTCCCAACATACAATTATACCTCCAATTATTCTGACCTTGATGACTATTACATGTTTGGACTCGATAACTATGAAATCCCTCACAGCTACCGGGCAATACTGGTGCTGTACGCCATCATCTTCCTCCTGGGTGTGCTGGGCAATGGGGCTGTCATCTGGGTGACCGGCTTTGAGATGAGGCGCACAGTGAATGGTGTCTGGTTCCTCAACCTCTCCGTGGCCgacctgctctgctgcctggccCTGCCCTTCCTGGCCCTGCCGCTGGCCCACGACCACCGCTGGCCGCTGGGCCACTTTGCCTGCAAGCTGCTGCCCTCCCTCACCATCCTCAACATGTTTGCCAGCGTCCTGCTGCTGACGGCCATCAGTGGGGACCGCTGTGCCCTGGTGATGCAGCCGGTGTGGTGCCAGAACCACCGGACACTGGGGCTGGCGCAGGGGGTCTGCACGGCCGCCTGGGGCCTGGCGGCGCTCCTCACCATCCCCTCCTTCGTCTTCCGGACGACGCGCCGCGACGTCTTCTCTGACAAGGAGACCTGCGTGCTGGACTATGTGTCTGTTGGGCGTCACCAGCGCTTCACTGAGGTCTTCACGGCTGTCTTACGTTTCCTCTGTGGCTTCTTGGTGCCCTTTGTGGTGATCACGGCTTGCTacagcctgctgctggcccgtGTCCGCAGCAAGCGCTTTGCCCGCTCTCAGAAAGCCATCAAGCTCATCCTCGTAGTGATCGTCAGCTTCTTCGTGTGTTGGCTGCCTTACCATGTTGTGGGGCTGATCCTGGCCTCTACCCTTCCGCACACGAGCTTGTTCAAGGGTGCCTTGGAAGCAGACCCTTATGTCGCTGGCATAGCGTACATCAACAGCTGCCTCAACCCCATTATCTATGTCATCGTGGGCCAGGACTTCAAGGACAAGTTCCGGCGCtcctggagagctgtgctgcgcAGCGTGCTGAGTGAGGACTCCCCCAGCACCATGGGGGACAGCAGGGTGAAGACCAAGTCCACAGTGGACGACCAGAGCGTCAGCACCAACGTGTGA
- the LOC136994970 gene encoding C5a anaphylatoxin chemotactic receptor 1-like: MTVPWERSDDYADFDLNFTAPDFEGAQAVRPALPPSYGAALVLYALTFLLGVPGNAAVAWAAASEPRRRLSALCFLHLALADLLCCLALPFLALPLAHDHHWPLGRFACKLLPSLTILNMFASVLLLTAISAHRCALLTQPGWCRRHGTPGLARGVCAAAWGLAALLTIPSFVFRTTRRDAFSDKETCVLDYGAAGRRAELLAAALRLLCGLLLPAAAMAACCGLLLARLHAAGRRPPRPTAAVLAMAGCFVGCWLPYHAVLLALAAHQPGTAAYARAQAAQPLAVALAYVNSAADPLLYALVGPGLRRLRGPAASPTVSVASTAATEAGL; this comes from the coding sequence ATGACGGTGCCGTGGGAGCGCAGCGATGACTACGCCGACTTCGACCTCAACTTCACAGCCCCCGACTTCGAGGGCGCCCAGGCGGTGCGGCCTGCGCTGCCGCCCAGCTACGGGGCAGCGCTGGTGCTGTACGCCCTCACCTTCCTCCTGGGAGTGCCGGGCAATGCCGCTGTGGCCTGGGCAGCCGCCAGcgagccgcggcgccggctgaGCGCACTCTGCTTCCTGCACCTGGCCCTGGCCgacctgctctgctgcctggcgcTGCCCTTCCTGGCCCTGCCGCTGGCCCACGACCACCACTGGCCGCTGGGCCGCTTCGCCTGCAAGCTGCTGCCCTCCCTCACCATCCTCAACATGTTCGCCAGCGTCCTGCTGCTGACGGCCATCAGCGCCCACCGCTGCGCCCTGCTGACGCAGCCTGGCTGGTGCCGGCGGCACGGGACAccggggctggcgcggggggtCTGCGCGGCCGCCTGGGGCCTGGCGGCGCTCCTCACCATCCCCTCCTTCGTCTTCCGGACGACGCGCCGCGATGCCTTCTCCGACAAGGAGACCTGCGTGCTGGACtacggggcggcggggcgccgtgCCGAGCTGCTTGCCGCCGCCCTGCGCCTGCTCTGTGGTCTGCTGCTGCCGGCGGCCGCCATGGCAGCCTGCTGCGGGCTGCTGCTGGCCCGGCTGcacgccgccggccgccggccgccccggcccacGGCCGCCGTGCTGGCCATGGCGGGCTGCTTCgtgggctgctggctgccctacCACGCggtgctgctggcgctggcggccCACCAGCCCGGCACGGCAGCCTATGCCCGCGCTCAGGCCGCCCAGCCCCTGGCTGTGGCCCTGGCCTACGTCAACAGCGCCGCCGACCCGCTGCTCTACGCGCtggtggggccggggctgcgccggctccgcggccccgcggcctcccccACGGTGTCTGTCGCCAGCACCGCCGCCACCGAGGCTGGGCTGTAG
- the DHX34 gene encoding probable ATP-dependent RNA helicase DHX34 isoform X2 produces the protein MPSEKESRPRRPGREPSPAQWDWDCPATRRRLEELYFREQDYIRAGSEDSRNFWAFFERLRRFQSRRSERECEPAVSRGPAEPPAASRLLDLPREYDARYRINLSVLSADVEGLARGRRLDPGPPREQLSEFRMALLHYLDFTQKQSFAKLAKLHRERAALPIAQYRDRLLRAVAQNQVGYQIRFESTRSPATKIVFLTEGLLLRQVQREPMLPGYHVLIADEVHERHLHSDFLLGVLRRLLPARPDLKLVLMSATINIRLFSGYFGGAPVLQVPGRIFPITVIYQPIPKEEASTSGKSERLDPRPYLRVLQAIDHKYPPEERGDLLVFLSGVAEIGAVLEAAQTYATHTQRWIVLPLHSTLSVTEQDKVFDVPPPGVRKCILSTNIAETSVTIDGVRFVLDSGKVKEMSYDPQGKLQRLQEFWISRASAEQRKGRAGRTGPGVCYRLYAESDYDAFSPYPVPEIQRVALDALVLQLKSMGLGDPRTFPFLEPPPLSSLETAVRYLRDQGALDEAEDLTPIGNLLAQLPVDVVVGKMLVLGALFGLTEPTLTVAAALSVQSPFLRPAHANPDCATARRPLESPHGDPLTLLNAFNEWVQVKSERSGCSRKWCRRRGLEEHRLYEAANLRRQFQELLRDHQLLEVASSQPSDSYSRQSRHRERRELHRLWRSHTETEGRKRKVLRLQDGAASSSSEEEEEGGARGRGKRSIDIQDVKFKLRHNVDELQAASSSVLSSSQLALLKLVLCRGLYPQLAVPDQLNSSRKDSDQIFHTRNKQGVVLHPTCVFATTPELLQAKEGSECGGTQDSKDGLSRHHQLLAFVSLLETNKPYLVNCVRVPALQALLLFSRSLDTSADCARLVADGWLELTIPDAEAALRLLSAALQLRATWEKLLNQKLEGRGREPGRQPSSQDVSVLTRGLLEFLQIEVLYSLRRLTGLEKQVLYIGPQTVAAAPRLPGLFQGTEMKPDEVKGGHRVTDYLTYNCLATDTDLYSDCLRSFWTCPHCDLHMPFTPLERMCHESTCRPPEAPLEEAAGSSSKTTALHRLYHCDVCQQEFMFTPTEILRHKKQHQ, from the exons ATGCCGTCGGAGAAGGAGAGCAGGCCCAGGAGACCGGGGCGGGAGCCCTCGCCGGCCCAGTGGGACTGGGACTGCCCCGCGACGCGGCGCCGGCTGGAGGAGCTGTATTTCCGCGAGCAGGATTACATCCGGGCAGGCTCTGAGGACAGCCGCAACTTCTGGGCCTTCTTCGAGCGGCTTCGGCGCTTCCAGAGCCGGAGGAGCGAGCGCGAGTGCGAGCCAGCCGTGAGCCGTGGCCCGGCAGAGccgcccgctgcctcccggctccTCGACCTGCCCCGAGAGTACGATGCACGCTACCGCATCAACCTGTCGGTGCTGAGCGCCGATGtggaggggctggcacggggccgGCGGCTGGACCCCGGCCCGCCCCGGGAGCAGCTCTCCGAGTTTCGCATGGCCTTGCTGCACTACCTGGACTTCACCCAGAAGCAGAGCTTCGCCAAGCTGGCCAAGCTGCACCGGGAGCGGGCGGCACTGCCCATCGCGCAGTACCGGGACCGGCTCCTGCGGGCGGTGGCCCAGAaccag gtgggcTACCAGATCCGCTTTGAGAGCACCCGCTCGCCTGCCACGAAGATCGTGTTCCTGACAGAGGGGCTGCTGTTGCGGCAAGTGCAGCGGGAGCCAATGCTGCCGGGGTACCACGTGCTGATCGCAGATGAGGTTCACGAGCGGCACCTGCACAGCGACTTCCTCTTGGGGGTCCTAAGGCGACTGCTCCCCGCTCGGCCAGACCTTAAGCTGGTGCTCATGTCTGCTACCATCAACATCCGCCTCTTCTCAGGATACTTTGGCGGCGCCCCTGTGCTGCAAGTGCCAGGAAGGATCTTCCCCATCACG GTCATCTACCAACCCATCCCCAAGGAGGAGGCCTCAACGAGCGGGAAGTCAGAGCGCCTGGATCCCCGCCCGTACCTGCGGGTGCTGCAAGCCATCGACCACAAGTACCCACCGGAGGAGCGTGGGGACCTGCTGGTGTTCCTGAGCGGGGTGGCCGAGATCGGAGCGGTGCTGGAGGCGGCCCAGACGTACGCCACGCACACCCAGCGCTGGATTGTGCTGCCCCTGCACAGTACCCTCTCTGTCACGGAGCAGGACAAG GTGTTCGATGTGCCCCCTCCCGGTGTCCGGAAGTGCATCCTCTCCACCAACATCGCAGAGACCTCAGTGACGATCGATGGCGTGCGCTTTGTGCTGGATTCTG GGAAGGTGAAGGAGATGAGCTATGACCCTCAGGGCAAGCTGCAGCGACTGCAGGAGTTCTGGATCAGCCGAGCTAGTGCTGAGCAGCGGAAGGGGCGTGCTGGCAGGACAGGCCCTGGTGTCTGCTACCGGCTCTATGCTGAGTCTGACTACGATGCCTTTTCCCCCTACCCTGTGCCAGAGATTCAGCGAGTAGCGCTTGATGCCCTAGTGCTCCAG TTAAAGAGTATGGGGCTGGGTGACCCCCGGACTTTCCCCTTCCTGGAGCCCCCTCCATTGTCCAGCTTGGAGACTGCTGTGCGGTATCTGAGGGACCAGGGAGCCCTGGATGAGGCTGAAGACCTGACGCCCATTGGGAACCTGCTGGCCCAGCTGCCAGTGGACGTGGTGGTTG GCAAGATGCTGGTCCTGGGTGCGCTGTTTGGCCTGACCGAGCCCACGCTGACCGTGGCAGCCGCTCTAAGCGTGCAGTCCCCATTCCTGCGTCCTGCCCACGCCAACCCCGACTGTGCCACAGCCCGGCGGCCCCTCGAGAGCCCTCACGGTGACCCCCTGACACTGCTGAACGCCTTCAACGAGTGGGTCCAG GTGAAATCTGAGCGGAGCGGCTGTTCCCGGAAATGGTGCCGGCGGCGAGGCCTGGAGGAGCATCGGCTTTACGAGGCTGCCAACCTGCGGCGCCAGTTTCAG GAGCTGCTCCGAGACCACCAGCTGCTGGAGGTAGCATCCAGCCAGCCAAGCGACAGCTACAGCCGACAAAGCCGGCACAGGGAGCGCCGGGAGCTGCACCGGCTGTGGCGGAGCCACACAGAGACGGAAGGTCGGAAACGCAAGGTGCTGCGGCTGCAGGATGGAGCGGCCAGCTCctccagtgaggaggaggaggaaggtggtgCCCGTGGGCGTGGGAAACGCAGCATTGATATTCAG GATGTCAAGTTCAAGCTTCGCCACAATGTGGATGAGCTCCAGGCTGCATCTAGCTCTGTCCTGTCATCTTCACAGCTTGCTCTGCTCAAGCTGGTGCTGTGCAGGGGGCTTTACCCCCAGCTGGCTGTGCCCGACCAGCTCAACAGCAGCCGCAAGGACTCTGATCAG ATTTTCCACACCAGGAACAAGCAGGGTGTTGTGCTTCACCCAACCTGCGTCTTTGCTACAACCCCGGAGCTGCTGCAGGCCAAGGAGGGTTCGGAGTGTGGGGGGACTCAAG ACTCCAAGGATGGGCTGAGCCGGCACCACCAGCTCCTTGCCTTTGTCTCGCTGCTGGAGACCAACAAGCCCTACCTGGTGAACTGCGTACGGGTGCCAGCCCTACAG gctctcctgctcttctcccgcTCCCTGGACACGAGCGCGGACTGTGCACGGCTGGTGGCAGACGGCTGGCTGGAGCTCACCATCCCCGACGCGGAGGCTGCCCTGCGTCTGctctctgcagccctgcagcttCGTGCCAcctgggaaaagctcctcaaCCAGAAGCTGGAAGGCCGGGGCAGGGAGCCCGGGCGCCAGCCAAGCTCCCAGGACGTGTCCGTGCTGACCCGGGGGCTGCTGGAGTTCCTGCAGATAGAG GTGCTGTATAGCCTGCGCCGGCTGACCGGGCTGGAGAAACAGGTCCTCTACATCGGGCCCCAGACTGTGGCTGCTGCCCCCAGGCTCCCGGGGCTCTTCCAGGGCACCGAGATGAAGCCTGATGAGGTGAAAGGCGGCCACAGGGTGACGGACTACCTCACCTACAACTGCCTGGCC ACTGACACAGACCTCTACAGCGACTGCCTGCGGAGCTTCTGGACTTGCCCACACTGTGACCTCCACATGCCCTTCACCCCCCTGGAGCGAATGTGCCACGAGAGCACGTGCCGGCCCCCAGAGG cccctctggaaGAAGCAGCTGGAAGCTCATCCAAAACTACAGCCTTGCACAGACTGTACCACTGCGACGTTTGCCAGCAGGAGTTCATGTTCACCCCCACAGAGATCCTCCGGCACAAGAAGCAGCACCAGTGA
- the DHX34 gene encoding probable ATP-dependent RNA helicase DHX34 isoform X1, whose product MPSEKESRPRRPGREPSPAQWDWDCPATRRRLEELYFREQDYIRAGSEDSRNFWAFFERLRRFQSRRSERECEPAVSRGPAEPPAASRLLDLPREYDARYRINLSVLSADVEGLARGRRLDPGPPREQLSEFRMALLHYLDFTQKQSFAKLAKLHRERAALPIAQYRDRLLRAVAQNQVVVVAGDTGCGKSTQVPQFLLAAGYSHVACTQPRRIACISLAKRVGFESLHQYGDQVGYQIRFESTRSPATKIVFLTEGLLLRQVQREPMLPGYHVLIADEVHERHLHSDFLLGVLRRLLPARPDLKLVLMSATINIRLFSGYFGGAPVLQVPGRIFPITVIYQPIPKEEASTSGKSERLDPRPYLRVLQAIDHKYPPEERGDLLVFLSGVAEIGAVLEAAQTYATHTQRWIVLPLHSTLSVTEQDKVFDVPPPGVRKCILSTNIAETSVTIDGVRFVLDSGKVKEMSYDPQGKLQRLQEFWISRASAEQRKGRAGRTGPGVCYRLYAESDYDAFSPYPVPEIQRVALDALVLQLKSMGLGDPRTFPFLEPPPLSSLETAVRYLRDQGALDEAEDLTPIGNLLAQLPVDVVVGKMLVLGALFGLTEPTLTVAAALSVQSPFLRPAHANPDCATARRPLESPHGDPLTLLNAFNEWVQVKSERSGCSRKWCRRRGLEEHRLYEAANLRRQFQELLRDHQLLEVASSQPSDSYSRQSRHRERRELHRLWRSHTETEGRKRKVLRLQDGAASSSSEEEEEGGARGRGKRSIDIQDVKFKLRHNVDELQAASSSVLSSSQLALLKLVLCRGLYPQLAVPDQLNSSRKDSDQIFHTRNKQGVVLHPTCVFATTPELLQAKEGSECGGTQDSKDGLSRHHQLLAFVSLLETNKPYLVNCVRVPALQALLLFSRSLDTSADCARLVADGWLELTIPDAEAALRLLSAALQLRATWEKLLNQKLEGRGREPGRQPSSQDVSVLTRGLLEFLQIEVLYSLRRLTGLEKQVLYIGPQTVAAAPRLPGLFQGTEMKPDEVKGGHRVTDYLTYNCLATDTDLYSDCLRSFWTCPHCDLHMPFTPLERMCHESTCRPPEAPLEEAAGSSSKTTALHRLYHCDVCQQEFMFTPTEILRHKKQHQ is encoded by the exons ATGCCGTCGGAGAAGGAGAGCAGGCCCAGGAGACCGGGGCGGGAGCCCTCGCCGGCCCAGTGGGACTGGGACTGCCCCGCGACGCGGCGCCGGCTGGAGGAGCTGTATTTCCGCGAGCAGGATTACATCCGGGCAGGCTCTGAGGACAGCCGCAACTTCTGGGCCTTCTTCGAGCGGCTTCGGCGCTTCCAGAGCCGGAGGAGCGAGCGCGAGTGCGAGCCAGCCGTGAGCCGTGGCCCGGCAGAGccgcccgctgcctcccggctccTCGACCTGCCCCGAGAGTACGATGCACGCTACCGCATCAACCTGTCGGTGCTGAGCGCCGATGtggaggggctggcacggggccgGCGGCTGGACCCCGGCCCGCCCCGGGAGCAGCTCTCCGAGTTTCGCATGGCCTTGCTGCACTACCTGGACTTCACCCAGAAGCAGAGCTTCGCCAAGCTGGCCAAGCTGCACCGGGAGCGGGCGGCACTGCCCATCGCGCAGTACCGGGACCGGCTCCTGCGGGCGGTGGCCCAGAaccaggtggtggtggtggccggTGACACGGGGTGCGGAAAATCCACACAGGTGCCCCAGTTCTTGCTGGCGGCTGGGTACAGCCACGTGGCCTGCACTCAGCCACGCCGCATCGCCTGCATCTCGCTGGCCAAGCGTGTGGGCTTTGAGAGCCTGCACCAGTATGGGGACCAG gtgggcTACCAGATCCGCTTTGAGAGCACCCGCTCGCCTGCCACGAAGATCGTGTTCCTGACAGAGGGGCTGCTGTTGCGGCAAGTGCAGCGGGAGCCAATGCTGCCGGGGTACCACGTGCTGATCGCAGATGAGGTTCACGAGCGGCACCTGCACAGCGACTTCCTCTTGGGGGTCCTAAGGCGACTGCTCCCCGCTCGGCCAGACCTTAAGCTGGTGCTCATGTCTGCTACCATCAACATCCGCCTCTTCTCAGGATACTTTGGCGGCGCCCCTGTGCTGCAAGTGCCAGGAAGGATCTTCCCCATCACG GTCATCTACCAACCCATCCCCAAGGAGGAGGCCTCAACGAGCGGGAAGTCAGAGCGCCTGGATCCCCGCCCGTACCTGCGGGTGCTGCAAGCCATCGACCACAAGTACCCACCGGAGGAGCGTGGGGACCTGCTGGTGTTCCTGAGCGGGGTGGCCGAGATCGGAGCGGTGCTGGAGGCGGCCCAGACGTACGCCACGCACACCCAGCGCTGGATTGTGCTGCCCCTGCACAGTACCCTCTCTGTCACGGAGCAGGACAAG GTGTTCGATGTGCCCCCTCCCGGTGTCCGGAAGTGCATCCTCTCCACCAACATCGCAGAGACCTCAGTGACGATCGATGGCGTGCGCTTTGTGCTGGATTCTG GGAAGGTGAAGGAGATGAGCTATGACCCTCAGGGCAAGCTGCAGCGACTGCAGGAGTTCTGGATCAGCCGAGCTAGTGCTGAGCAGCGGAAGGGGCGTGCTGGCAGGACAGGCCCTGGTGTCTGCTACCGGCTCTATGCTGAGTCTGACTACGATGCCTTTTCCCCCTACCCTGTGCCAGAGATTCAGCGAGTAGCGCTTGATGCCCTAGTGCTCCAG TTAAAGAGTATGGGGCTGGGTGACCCCCGGACTTTCCCCTTCCTGGAGCCCCCTCCATTGTCCAGCTTGGAGACTGCTGTGCGGTATCTGAGGGACCAGGGAGCCCTGGATGAGGCTGAAGACCTGACGCCCATTGGGAACCTGCTGGCCCAGCTGCCAGTGGACGTGGTGGTTG GCAAGATGCTGGTCCTGGGTGCGCTGTTTGGCCTGACCGAGCCCACGCTGACCGTGGCAGCCGCTCTAAGCGTGCAGTCCCCATTCCTGCGTCCTGCCCACGCCAACCCCGACTGTGCCACAGCCCGGCGGCCCCTCGAGAGCCCTCACGGTGACCCCCTGACACTGCTGAACGCCTTCAACGAGTGGGTCCAG GTGAAATCTGAGCGGAGCGGCTGTTCCCGGAAATGGTGCCGGCGGCGAGGCCTGGAGGAGCATCGGCTTTACGAGGCTGCCAACCTGCGGCGCCAGTTTCAG GAGCTGCTCCGAGACCACCAGCTGCTGGAGGTAGCATCCAGCCAGCCAAGCGACAGCTACAGCCGACAAAGCCGGCACAGGGAGCGCCGGGAGCTGCACCGGCTGTGGCGGAGCCACACAGAGACGGAAGGTCGGAAACGCAAGGTGCTGCGGCTGCAGGATGGAGCGGCCAGCTCctccagtgaggaggaggaggaaggtggtgCCCGTGGGCGTGGGAAACGCAGCATTGATATTCAG GATGTCAAGTTCAAGCTTCGCCACAATGTGGATGAGCTCCAGGCTGCATCTAGCTCTGTCCTGTCATCTTCACAGCTTGCTCTGCTCAAGCTGGTGCTGTGCAGGGGGCTTTACCCCCAGCTGGCTGTGCCCGACCAGCTCAACAGCAGCCGCAAGGACTCTGATCAG ATTTTCCACACCAGGAACAAGCAGGGTGTTGTGCTTCACCCAACCTGCGTCTTTGCTACAACCCCGGAGCTGCTGCAGGCCAAGGAGGGTTCGGAGTGTGGGGGGACTCAAG ACTCCAAGGATGGGCTGAGCCGGCACCACCAGCTCCTTGCCTTTGTCTCGCTGCTGGAGACCAACAAGCCCTACCTGGTGAACTGCGTACGGGTGCCAGCCCTACAG gctctcctgctcttctcccgcTCCCTGGACACGAGCGCGGACTGTGCACGGCTGGTGGCAGACGGCTGGCTGGAGCTCACCATCCCCGACGCGGAGGCTGCCCTGCGTCTGctctctgcagccctgcagcttCGTGCCAcctgggaaaagctcctcaaCCAGAAGCTGGAAGGCCGGGGCAGGGAGCCCGGGCGCCAGCCAAGCTCCCAGGACGTGTCCGTGCTGACCCGGGGGCTGCTGGAGTTCCTGCAGATAGAG GTGCTGTATAGCCTGCGCCGGCTGACCGGGCTGGAGAAACAGGTCCTCTACATCGGGCCCCAGACTGTGGCTGCTGCCCCCAGGCTCCCGGGGCTCTTCCAGGGCACCGAGATGAAGCCTGATGAGGTGAAAGGCGGCCACAGGGTGACGGACTACCTCACCTACAACTGCCTGGCC ACTGACACAGACCTCTACAGCGACTGCCTGCGGAGCTTCTGGACTTGCCCACACTGTGACCTCCACATGCCCTTCACCCCCCTGGAGCGAATGTGCCACGAGAGCACGTGCCGGCCCCCAGAGG cccctctggaaGAAGCAGCTGGAAGCTCATCCAAAACTACAGCCTTGCACAGACTGTACCACTGCGACGTTTGCCAGCAGGAGTTCATGTTCACCCCCACAGAGATCCTCCGGCACAAGAAGCAGCACCAGTGA